A single region of the Salipaludibacillus sp. LMS25 genome encodes:
- a CDS encoding MFS transporter, whose translation MSILNQRYSLFVLGTFLPKVADKVYLVAMPWLIFELTESSFYMGLMFLVETLPFILISPISGVIADKFSYIKTLYFTLFIQFFGLVSISTLLVFSADIIWLLYVLSFLICGAGASYWVVYNTTIPAIFKKEELVRANSLFQFSDTITIIIGASIAGFLITLIGIKPVFIIISACFLLTSLIIFFLSPFVKERNKKVNQKNSRLKDDFFEGLKYVIKHKPLFWITIMALIGNIGNGVLVSMLVFFIRSELKLGVIELNYIYIAGGISQIIALFLASYLFRKLESIKIMLFAQIICSFGILIIGLFSNIIYIIIGFAVQNAAVVLYNVTNRTFRQKIVPQELLGRVNGFNQMLVRSAFPLSGFVAGIIVTYLSVSNLYVATAILSFIVVIPFFITTFNKITDSEAQKMSHDILNESFIYPEEYTNTTK comes from the coding sequence ATGAGTATATTGAATCAAAGATATAGTTTATTTGTGTTGGGTACTTTTTTACCCAAGGTTGCTGATAAAGTTTATTTAGTTGCAATGCCTTGGTTAATTTTTGAATTAACAGAATCATCCTTTTATATGGGGTTAATGTTCTTAGTTGAAACACTCCCGTTTATTCTTATTTCACCAATATCAGGAGTCATCGCAGATAAATTCAGTTACATAAAAACACTATATTTCACTCTATTTATTCAATTTTTTGGCTTAGTTAGCATATCCACGCTGTTAGTGTTTTCAGCTGATATAATATGGTTATTGTACGTATTGAGCTTTTTAATTTGTGGTGCTGGCGCCTCCTATTGGGTAGTCTATAACACTACAATTCCTGCTATCTTTAAGAAAGAAGAGTTAGTAAGAGCAAATTCTCTCTTCCAATTCTCTGATACCATAACAATTATTATTGGCGCATCAATTGCTGGATTTTTAATAACACTCATTGGTATTAAGCCAGTGTTTATTATTATCTCAGCTTGTTTTTTGCTTACAAGTCTAATTATTTTTTTTCTTAGTCCTTTCGTTAAAGAGCGCAATAAAAAAGTGAATCAAAAAAACAGCCGTTTAAAAGACGATTTCTTCGAAGGTTTAAAATATGTGATTAAACATAAGCCATTATTTTGGATAACAATTATGGCATTGATTGGTAACATCGGTAATGGTGTATTAGTCTCAATGTTAGTCTTTTTTATTAGAAGTGAATTGAAACTAGGTGTCATAGAATTAAACTATATATATATCGCTGGAGGTATCTCTCAAATTATTGCTTTATTTTTGGCCTCTTATCTCTTCAGAAAGTTGGAATCAATTAAGATAATGCTTTTTGCTCAAATTATTTGTTCCTTTGGAATTTTAATAATTGGTTTATTCAGCAATATTATTTACATTATAATTGGATTTGCAGTTCAAAATGCTGCTGTAGTACTATACAATGTTACTAATCGAACTTTCAGACAAAAAATTGTTCCTCAAGAATTATTAGGAAGAGTCAACGGCTTTAATCAAATGTTAGTAAGGTCAGCATTTCCACTTTCCGGATTTGTGGCAGGGATAATTGTAACTTACTTAAGTGTCTCTAATTTGTATGTAGCTACAGCAATTTTAAGTTTCATAGTTGTGATTCCATTTTTTATAACTACCTTTAATAAGATTACTGACAGTGAAGCCCAAAAAATGAGTCATGATATACTTAATGAATCGTTTATTTATCCAGAGGAATACACGAATACAACAAAGTAG